The sequence GCAACCGCCATGCCGGGGCCGGGCAGGAACCGCAATCTCGGTGGGCACCAACCCCGAACCAGGGATGCCCCTGCGGTCGAGCTGATGCAGTGAGTGCGCGCCTGGCATTGCCCGGCTGACATCATCGCGAGGTGCCGTGAGGGCCTGTCCTCCCGGGGTCGGGCCGCATTTGCGACCGCCGGCGGATGCAGAAACCCGCATGTTCGACGCTCTGAGATGGCCTCGGAACACCACGCCATCCCCATCTTGTGATGTCGCCGATTTGGACTCGAAGGTGCGGTCGGTGAAGCCGCGTGGTGGCCCATGACGAGAGACACCCGCCGCCCGGAGCCTTCAGCGATTGGAGCGCTCGTCCCTTTCGTTCTCGGCCGGGATCGAACCCATCCCGAACCAGGCCCGGAACCGGTAGGTTTGGATGGGCGAGCCCTCGGGCAGTTGCCGGACCTACCGCCATACCTCCGGCAGCGGGAGTTCGCCGGCTCCGCCCTTCCCACCACAGGGATTTTGGGGAATCCTGCCAGGTCAAAGGGGATTCTGTGAGCCAACGGCGCAGCCGCGCCCCATGGGCCTCGAAGGCCATGGTCCGGAGATGTTCGGCGGCTTCCTGGAAAGCCAGCCATGCCAGGGCCGCGGCGAACCAGCGTTGCTGGAGGGCCGGGCCCGGCAGGCCGCCGTTGGCTGGCAACCGACCGGACAGTTCAAGAAGGTCTTCCTCCGGGCCGCGGTTCTGTGCCCGCCTGAATGCGGCACGCTCCGCCGCCCTGAGTGAGTGATGGACAGGCCGCCGCCGGCAATTCGTTAGCGGTTCCTGGAGGTGCGGGGCGGTGATGGAACGCCTCAGGCTTCCGATGCGGGTCGGGCGTGGAGGTGCTTGCAGATGGGAACAGGCACCAAAGGCCACGTCTTCCAGCAGATTCACTGGCACGACCGGGGTTTGAGGGGGTTCACCGGGTGGTCGCCTTCGCGCTGCACCACGGCCACCAGCGAGATGGCGCGGCTGGCGAGGTCGTACTCGCGACCCAGGGTCTCCGAACCTGGCCTGGGCCGGGATTGTCGGAGCCTCGGGAGACCCGGGTGACATGACCTCGGAAAGTTCGGCTTCAGTGGTTGGTGATCGACCGCGCTCCTTGAAGGAGCGCTCACTGCTTCGGCAATGGGTTATTGCAGGGCGCTGAGCATCTTCCGTACGGCCCGGTCCACGCGTTCTCCCGGGGTGAGACCCCCCACTGGCCACCGGTGCGCCGCGCCCGCAGGGCCGGCGGGAACAGGGTTTCGGGTGGATGCTGCTCCGGGGGCGTGGCTTGTGGAACCGGTGGGTGGTTGCGGCGGGCCGGGGCTTGGATTTGTGGGATTGGTGGGAAACGTTCGGGCGGGCCGGAGCCGTTGAACCGGCCCTGCCCGCCCGCAGCTTACCCGAACCCTGGAACGTTATTGACCAACCACGCGGAAGAAACCGCTGTTCCCGGTGATGGGTAGGGTAGCGCTGTTACCGGTGAGTCCGGACTGCACGGTGGTCCAGGGATCCTCCAGGCGGGTCTTTTGCTGGATGGCGAACGGTCCGGTGCCGCCCGACCATCGGAGGACCAGTTGGTTGCCGGACAGGGTGAAGGCTTCGATCCGGAGGGTGGGCGGGGCGGCGACGCGGAAGCTCAGGTAGGGTGCGAACTCGCCCGGTTGACCCGTGGGCGTGCCGCCGTCCAGGGCGGTGGCTTCCTTGGAGGCGAACCGGGACTGGCCCGTGCTGAGAGTGTCCACGTCCACGAGAATGGTGATGAGCGGATCGGGGCTCTGGTTGATGAAATCGGTCAGGGCCTGCGAGGCGAAGACCTCCGGCTGCCCCTTGGTTCCGTGCATGGTGAGGGTACCGAGGTCCACAACGTTGTTGGTGTCGTAGCCCTGATCGGGCTCTCCGTTGTAGTAGAGGCCCGGCATGGTGGAGAACCGCAGGTCGGGGGAGGCCTCGTCCCAGGTGTTGTCGGTGAAGCCCGGTGTGACGCCGTTGTTGTCCAGTCCCACCGTACCGTCCTTCACCCCGTAGAAGTGGAGGAGGCGCTGACTGTTGTTGCGGAAGTTGATGAGGTTGAGGGTCACGTCGCGCAATTGTCCGATCGGGTACCCGGTGAGATCGAATCGCAGGGCGATGACCTCATTGACGGTGGACGCGGTGCGCGCGTTGAGCTGGGGTCCATTGGACGCGGTATCCTGCGGGGCGTTGTTGTATTCGTTGAGCTGGACATCGGCGCCCTGACCGACGGCCGTGGAGACGAAGCGCAGGGTTGGATCCACGAGTTTGACCGTCACCTCGGCCTGACCGGTGAGTCCGCCGTTGTCGGTGGCCACAACGCGGAGGGTGTAGGTATTGACGCCACCGGGGCGGGGCAACGTGTGGGAGAGCGACCAGGGCGGGCTCGTCAGTTGTCCGATGAGGGTCAGCGGCTCGGCCAGCCCGGCATAGAACTGGACGTTGGTGATGGTGCCGTCGTCGGTGATGTCGGCGCGGATTTCAAGTGAATCGCCTTCGAACACCCGGTCGCCCGCGGCGGGTTGGGTGATGGTGACGGAGGGCGCCTGGTTCACCGGTGCCGCGCTGGGCACCAGCATGAAGTAGTTGAGCACCACGCCGTCGGACAGGGCCGTTACGCGGATGGTCTTCGGGGTGCCGTCGAACTGGACCACCAAGGGGGCTGTGCCGGCGTCATCGGTCAGCGGGACCAGCACATATCCACCCGTGGCATTGCCCACGAAGCGGCCGATCTTGGTGAGAGTTTGGTTTTCGACGGTAGGGTTGTCCACAAAGTCCATTTGGAGGGTGAAAGGTGCGGTGGCGGAGAGTCGCGCGTAGATGTGATAGGTGCCGGCGGGGAAGGTGCGCGTGTAATTCATCCATTCACCGGTTACAAGGTTGCGGACTTCGTACTCGAGGAGTCCGGCGTCCACGTATTTCTGGCGTCGGACCGGGTCATTGCTGACGAAAGTGTCCATGAACTCGTCGCGGATGGCGACCTGGGGACCGTACCGGTACACCTCGTTGGTGGCCGGGG is a genomic window of Limisphaera ngatamarikiensis containing:
- a CDS encoding Ig-like domain-containing protein produces the protein MKTLLNPSVISHAVQCSRWIATGLAALALLAGPGTARAAKIAYIHDGQNKRDTVKLIRILRAQGHDLTVIATPPAANVLTADQYAAQGYQLLIVDENISSGNVGNKFRNSPVPVINWEGFLYSGDRSALNADSGLVGGTYNTAAEAAAVNGGAGADYGQVVNETAINIVNPSHPLAAGLPAGLVHVFDPNFVPADPSEGSGVITFVGNRTLTPAAVAVATVPGFPNGYAIMAVDAGVPNADGTTTRARWVHLPWNDTDPSRRVMVEPSFFLFEAAVAWALGLPSPTKIYNLQPEPAGFLPTNTPISFSVDKTTASGSTVAASGIRLTINGTDVTADATITDGGNRWNVLYNRPLQPNRNYVIIASATAADGGFSARQTEIDTFDANNYTFEAEDFNFTDPYPGGTPGQYFDNPILCDTIGGGTPNCYFDRVGTQGIDKYEINRVVTVTTPATNEVYRYGPQVAIRDEFMDTFVSNDPVRRQKYVDAGLLEYEVRNLVTGEWMNYTRTFPAGTYHIYARLSATAPFTLQMDFVDNPTVENQTLTKIGRFVGNATGGYVLVPLTDDAGTAPLVVQFDGTPKTIRVTALSDGVVLNYFMLVPSAAPVNQAPSVTITQPAAGDRVFEGDSLEIRADITDDGTITNVQFYAGLAEPLTLIGQLTSPPWSLSHTLPRPGGVNTYTLRVVATDNGGLTGQAEVTVKLVDPTLRFVSTAVGQGADVQLNEYNNAPQDTASNGPQLNARTASTVNEVIALRFDLTGYPIGQLRDVTLNLINFRNNSQRLLHFYGVKDGTVGLDNNGVTPGFTDNTWDEASPDLRFSTMPGLYYNGEPDQGYDTNNVVDLGTLTMHGTKGQPEVFASQALTDFINQSPDPLITILVDVDTLSTGQSRFASKEATALDGGTPTGQPGEFAPYLSFRVAAPPTLRIEAFTLSGNQLVLRWSGGTGPFAIQQKTRLEDPWTTVQSGLTGNSATLPITGNSGFFRVVGQ